One region of Zingiber officinale cultivar Zhangliang chromosome 7B, Zo_v1.1, whole genome shotgun sequence genomic DNA includes:
- the LOC122004273 gene encoding uncharacterized protein LOC122004273 — MEHALHIYSDARPIKQQKRDFGADQNKIIKEEVDKLLEVGYIREVQFPSWLTNVVLVSKRVVDSTAGYEFISMLDAYQGYHQIPLAKADQENVIFITAEGTTYQRLMNKVFKKQIGRNIEVYVNDILIKTIRASSLCANIEETCRTLRRYGLKLNPNKSLFGAKSGKFLGYIVTERGIEVNPSKVKALQDMTPPKNLKEAQRLTGRITALSHFISQSANRSLPFFKLSVRLNYRATNNEAEYEAFIAGLQAAKHVGAASVVIHSDSQLVAQQLMSNFGISNERLKLYEEAFDKLKAKFHEVSIKEISRIDNQVADEFVKLASAIEPWNLDRPVEQT, encoded by the exons ATGGAGCACGCTCTTCACATTTATTCGGACGCCCGGCCGATCAAACAACAAAAGAGGGACTTCGGGGCTGACCAGAATAAGATCATCAAAGAGGAAGTAGATAAACTACTGGAGGTTGGATACAttcgggaagtacaatttccaagctggctGACTAATGTGGTTCTGGTTTCTAAGCGGG TGGTGGATTCCACGGCTGGCTACGAGTTTATCAGTATGCTGGatgcctatcaaggatatcatcaaattCCACTTGCCAAGGCGGATCAGGAAAATGTTATCTTTATAActgctgaag GAACTACTTATCAACGGCTTATGAACAAGGTTTTCAAGaagcagattggaagaaatatagaAGTTTATGTGAATGATATTCTTATAAAAACTATACGGGCTTCTAGTTTATGTGCTAATATtgaagaaacttgtaggactttgAGGAGGTATGGACTCAAGCTCAATCCCAACAAGAGTTTATTTGGTGCCAAAAGTGGGAAGTtcctgggatacatagtgactgagcgaggaatagaggtCAATCCCAgtaaggtgaaagcattacaggACATGACTCCCCCAAAGAACCTGAAGGAGGCTCAAAGGTTGACAGGGAGGATTACCGCCCTATCTCACTTTATCTCTCAATCGGCCAatcggagcctccctttcttcaag TTATCTGttagattgaattacagagccaccaataatgaggcTGAGTATGAAGCATTTATAGCAGGCTTACAAGCTGCTAAGCATGTGGGAGCTGCTAGTGTGGTAATTCATTCTGATTCCCAATTGGTAGCACAACAATTGATGAGCAACTTTGGAATTAGTAATGAAAGACTCAAGCTATATGAAGAGGcctttgataaattgaaggctAAATTTCATGAAGTAAGTATAAAGGAAATCTCTCGAATAgataatcaagtagcagatgagttTGTTAAATTAGCTTCTGCCATTGAGCCTTGGAATTTGGATAGACCAGTGGAACAAACGTaa